One Flagellimonas sp. CMM7 genomic region harbors:
- a CDS encoding MFS transporter, with product MEKLKLKEKIGYGFGDFASSMFWKMFGVYLLFFYTDIFGISAAAVGTMFLVTRIFDGINDPIMGIIADKTNTVWGKFRPYLLWVAIPFGIFGVLTFTTPQFSTSGKIIYAYVTYCLMMIVYTAINVPYASLMGVMTSNLKDRTSLASYRFIFAFAGSILVLATAEPLIDYFTTISDSNDKQQAWQYTMIVYALIATGFFLGTFYLTKERIRPPRDQKTAIKKDLKNLAKNKPWFVLLAAGVCSLIFNSIRDGSAIYYFKYYFENQDAFLLPVLEIAITFSTLYLVLGQAANILGVILAKPVSDKIGKKNTFIGAMLLASFLSCIFFFLGESDTILIFAFQILISICAGIIFPLLWSMYADIADFSEWETGRRATGLIFSSSSMSQKMGWTLGGALTGWILAFYGFEANTIQTEATKTGIRLMMSFLPAAGALLSAFFLIFYRLDDKLMLDINRDLTTRKNNSNSIS from the coding sequence ATGGAAAAACTGAAGCTTAAGGAAAAAATTGGATATGGATTTGGCGATTTTGCATCTTCCATGTTTTGGAAGATGTTCGGAGTATACCTTCTTTTCTTTTATACCGATATTTTTGGCATATCCGCAGCTGCAGTGGGGACTATGTTTTTGGTCACTAGAATTTTTGACGGAATCAATGACCCCATAATGGGAATCATAGCGGATAAAACAAATACAGTTTGGGGAAAATTTAGACCATACTTACTATGGGTTGCTATACCTTTTGGAATTTTTGGGGTACTTACATTCACTACTCCTCAATTTTCAACCTCTGGCAAGATCATTTATGCATACGTCACCTATTGTTTAATGATGATTGTTTATACCGCAATCAACGTCCCTTACGCTTCGTTAATGGGTGTTATGACCTCTAATTTAAAGGACAGAACCTCTTTGGCATCATACCGGTTCATCTTTGCTTTTGCTGGTAGCATCTTAGTTTTGGCCACTGCAGAACCATTGATAGATTATTTTACCACTATAAGTGATTCCAATGATAAACAGCAAGCATGGCAATACACCATGATTGTTTATGCTCTTATCGCAACGGGGTTCTTTTTAGGTACTTTTTATCTTACAAAAGAGAGAATTCGACCTCCAAGAGATCAAAAAACGGCGATAAAAAAAGATTTGAAAAACCTCGCAAAAAACAAACCTTGGTTTGTCTTATTAGCAGCTGGTGTCTGTTCTTTGATTTTTAATTCTATCCGAGACGGGTCGGCTATTTATTATTTCAAATATTATTTTGAAAATCAGGATGCGTTCCTGCTCCCGGTTTTAGAAATAGCAATAACATTTAGCACTTTATATCTTGTGTTGGGACAGGCGGCTAATATTTTAGGGGTTATTTTGGCAAAACCCGTTTCAGATAAAATCGGAAAGAAAAATACTTTTATTGGTGCGATGCTACTTGCGTCTTTTCTTAGCTGTATTTTTTTCTTTTTGGGGGAATCGGATACGATTTTAATCTTTGCTTTTCAAATTTTGATAAGTATCTGCGCGGGGATTATCTTCCCGTTGCTTTGGTCCATGTATGCTGATATCGCTGACTTTTCTGAATGGGAAACTGGTAGAAGGGCAACCGGATTGATTTTCTCATCGTCGTCTATGTCCCAAAAAATGGGTTGGACGCTCGGGGGAGCTCTTACCGGTTGGATACTTGCATTTTATGGCTTTGAGGCAAATACGATCCAAACTGAGGCCACAAAAACAGGGATTCGATTAATGATGAGCTTCTTGCCCGCAGCAGGAGCGTTGCTATCCGCATTTTTTTTAATTTTTTATCGACTAGATGACAAACTCATGCTGGATATCAATAGAGATTTGACAACAAGGAAAAATAACAGTAACAGTATATCATAG